A stretch of Eleutherodactylus coqui strain aEleCoq1 chromosome 2, aEleCoq1.hap1, whole genome shotgun sequence DNA encodes these proteins:
- the MINAR1 gene encoding major intrinsically disordered Notch2-binding receptor 1 isoform X1, whose protein sequence is MSDVQDSSYLLVKILEDLDSKQNSVSYQDLCKSLCARYELPELAKLRSLLYYTACQDPSFPASLFRDKMRNAAENQQSKKIIAAADIVTIFNLIQMNDGAAKEKLPIQQQSQEKEGLESDTDVYSSKDIVPHKEAQKRDTNRSYSITRSSSCHKEECEGCHTFLPEPNFLLGVKQEGNERAASMERLQTLDSYSMVTPQSCEMQSTYFPSQPLSEPESLPPTPSEEPFRLPASSGQRRNIFKDDFHNLVRGSPNLTMKRNEGKISPKTVFFNHSFEMPYSSHYLNTAYSSSEDFRRAKHESLDDLQASTYFGPTTGLGLQDQKRFISKPKHLIGKPVKSWSLNTEEVPDFERSFFNRKEEAMCYPSTGLPTANFVTVPERHHSYLPDLALKNNGKKFCEPQDVEKQEALRRFRDKGTKTPSCQFSIEKTESVGTQTEQTETKKGKDSNISSNCSRYIEGRARNQSEADSEIISDDISDIFRFLDDMSLCGSSGIPQSSCYNSSGSLAQIPRVDNESSPEHASSRANSKPIKGPRAETLEEEELKSSVRKLVRRIGEIEKKLESLSGVRDEVSQVLAKLNKLDERIQPPEKAKLEIESQPHSDATSSTRASPSSFQDQSSSHNGGNVDKSDCCCPDITNATTESLRVKAMKKNLFSQRSVRSLTEDITTSESKPGNSQHDCRPWGFSKQSSISEEDKKDKGGSSRDWHRKSKEHEIPHLHRMSKPSRDSYMVEQVFSPHPYPASLKSHMKSNPIYTDMRLTEMAEIKRTQPSWTIEEYAHNSGEKGRLTALDLQTQESLNPNNLEFWMEDIYTPGYDSLLKRKEAEFRRAKVCKMAALITAAACTVILVIVVPICTMKS, encoded by the exons ATGAGTGATGTTCAAGACTCTTCCTATCTTCTTGTGAAGATTCTAGAAGATTTAGACTCAAAACAAAACTCAGTTTCTTACCAAGACCTCTGTAAATCTTTATGTGCCCGATATGAACTACCTGAACTTGCAAAGCTGCGCAGTCTCCTTTACTACACTGCCTGTCAAGATCCGAGCTTTCCAGCAAGTCTTTTCCGAGACAAGATGAGAAATGCCGCAGAGAATCAACAGTCCAAAAAGATTATAGCAGCTGCTGATATAGTCACTATATTTAATTTGATCCAAATGAATGATGGGGCAGCCAAAGAAAAACTGCCCATTCAACAGCAGTCTCAGGAGAAAGAGGGCCTGGAATCGGACACAGATGTTTACAGTAGCAAAGATATAGTCCCACACAAAGAAGCACAGAAGCGAGACACCAACCGGAGTTATTCCATTACCAGGTCCTCCAGCTGCCACAAAGAAGAGTGTGAAGGATGTCACACATTTCTTCCTGAGCCAAATTTCCTCTTAGGAGTTAAGCAAGAAGGAAATGAACGGGCAGCGTCTATGGAGAGATTGCAAACTTTGGACTCATATTCTATGGTAACACCGCAATCCTGTGAAATGCAAAGCACCTATTTCCCAAGTCAGCCATTATCTGAGCCGGAATCACTGCCACCTACACCCAGTGAAGAGCCTTTCAGACTTCCAGCTTCCAGTGGACAGAGGAGAAATAtttttaaggatgattttcacaACTTAGTAAGAGGGTCACCTAATCTAACCATGAAAAGGAATGAAGGGAAAATAAGTCCTAAGACAGTTTTTTTCAATCACAGTTTTGAGATGCCATACAGCTCTCATTATCTAAATACAGCATACTCTTCTTCAGAGGACTTTCGAAGGGCAAAGCATGAAAGCTTAGATGACCTTCAGGCTTCCACCTACTTTGGCCCAACAACTGGTTTGGGATTGCAAGATCAAAAAAGGTTTATTAGCAAGCCGAAACACCTTATAGGAAAGCCTGTGAAAAGCTGGAGTTTAAACACTGAAGAAGTACCGGATTTCGAAAGGTCATTTTTTAATAGGAAAGAAGAAGCTATGTGCTACCCAAGCACCGGCTTACCGACGGCAAATTTTGTAACTGTACCAGAGCGTCATCATTCTTATTTACCAGATCTAGCACTAAAAAATAATGGGAAGAAATTTTGTGAGCCTCAAGATGTTGAGAAACAAGAGGCCTTAAGGAGATTCAGAGACAAGGGCACAAAAACACCGTCCTGTCAATTCAGCATAGAGAAGACAGAGAGTGTTGGTACACAGACAGAACAAACCGAGACAAAAAAAGGAAAGGACTCAAACATCTCTTCCAACTGCAGCCGCTATATAGAGGGCAGGGCTCGTAACCAGTCTGAAGCAGACTCTGAAATAATTAGTGATGATATTAGTGACATATTCAGGTTTCTAGATGATATGAGTCTTTGTGGATCTTCTGGCATTCCTCAATCTTCTTGCTACAATAGTAGTGGTTCCTTAGCTCAAATTCCACGGGTAGACAATGAAAGTTCTCCAGAGCATGCATCAAGTAGAGCAAACAGCAAACCAATCAAGGGTCCACGGGCAGAGACTTTGGAAGAAGAAGAACTAAAAAGTAGTGTTAGAAAGTTAGTCAGAAGAATtggagagatagagaagaagttAGAGTCACTTTCTGGTGTGCGTGATGAAGTATCCCAAGTGTTGGCCAAACTAAATAAACTAGATGAGAGAATACAGCCACCAGAGAAAGCAAAGTTAGAGATTGAAAGTCAGCCTCATAGTGATGCCACTTCCAGTACAAGAGCTTCACCAAGTTCATTCCAAGATCAAAGCTCATCCCACAATGGTGGGAACGTGGACAAGTCTGACTGCTGTTGTCCAGACATTACCAATGCTACCACGGAGAGTCTTAGAGTCAAAGccatgaaaaaaaatcttttctcaCAAAGGTCTGTCCGGTCACTAACGGAAGATATTACTACCAGTGAGTCTAAGCCTGGAAATTCCCAGCATGATTGTCGACCTTGGGGTTTCTCCAAACAGTCTAGTATATCTGAGGAAGACAAGAAGGATAAAGGAGGATCAAGTAGGGACTGGCACCGCAAATCAAAAGAG CATGAAATACCTCATTTGCACAGGATGTCAAAACCATCAAGGGATTCGTATATGGTGGAACAAGTATTCAGTCCTCACCCTTATCCAGCATCTCTGAAGTCCCACATGAAAAGCAACCCCATTTACACAGACATGCGCCTAACAGAAATGGCAGAGATAAAACGAACCCAACCGTCATGGACTATAGAAGAATATGCACACAACTCAGGAGAAAAAGGGCGTCTCACAGCACTGGATCTCCAG
- the MINAR1 gene encoding major intrinsically disordered Notch2-binding receptor 1 isoform X2 codes for MSDVQDSSYLLVKILEDLDSKQNSVSYQDLCKSLCARYELPELAKLRSLLYYTACQDPSFPASLFRDKMRNAAENQQSKKIIAAADIVTIFNLIQMNDGAAKEKLPIQQQSQEKEGLESDTDVYSSKDIVPHKEAQKRDTNRSYSITRSSSCHKEECEGCHTFLPEPNFLLGVKQEGNERAASMERLQTLDSYSMVTPQSCEMQSTYFPSQPLSEPESLPPTPSEEPFRLPASSGQRRNIFKDDFHNLVRGSPNLTMKRNEGKISPKTVFFNHSFEMPYSSHYLNTAYSSSEDFRRAKHESLDDLQASTYFGPTTGLGLQDQKRFISKPKHLIGKPVKSWSLNTEEVPDFERSFFNRKEEAMCYPSTGLPTANFVTVPERHHSYLPDLALKNNGKKFCEPQDVEKQEALRRFRDKGTKTPSCQFSIEKTESVGTQTEQTETKKGKDSNISSNCSRYIEGRARNQSEADSEIISDDISDIFRFLDDMSLCGSSGIPQSSCYNSSGSLAQIPRVDNESSPEHASSRANSKPIKGPRAETLEEEELKSSVRKLVRRIGEIEKKLESLSGVRDEVSQVLAKLNKLDERIQPPEKAKLEIESQPHSDATSSTRASPSSFQDQSSSHNGGNVDKSDCCCPDITNATTESLRVKAMKKNLFSQRSVRSLTEDITTSESKPGNSQHDCRPWGFSKQSSISEEDKKDKGGSSRDWHRKSKEVNHQHEIPHLHRMSKPSRDSYMVEQVFSPHPYPASLKSHMKSNPIYTDMRLTEMAEIKRTQPSWTIEEYAHNSGEKGRLTALDLQTQESLNPNNLEFWMEDIYTPGYDSLLKRKEAEFRRAKVCKMAALITAAACTVILVIVVPICTMKS; via the exons ATGAGTGATGTTCAAGACTCTTCCTATCTTCTTGTGAAGATTCTAGAAGATTTAGACTCAAAACAAAACTCAGTTTCTTACCAAGACCTCTGTAAATCTTTATGTGCCCGATATGAACTACCTGAACTTGCAAAGCTGCGCAGTCTCCTTTACTACACTGCCTGTCAAGATCCGAGCTTTCCAGCAAGTCTTTTCCGAGACAAGATGAGAAATGCCGCAGAGAATCAACAGTCCAAAAAGATTATAGCAGCTGCTGATATAGTCACTATATTTAATTTGATCCAAATGAATGATGGGGCAGCCAAAGAAAAACTGCCCATTCAACAGCAGTCTCAGGAGAAAGAGGGCCTGGAATCGGACACAGATGTTTACAGTAGCAAAGATATAGTCCCACACAAAGAAGCACAGAAGCGAGACACCAACCGGAGTTATTCCATTACCAGGTCCTCCAGCTGCCACAAAGAAGAGTGTGAAGGATGTCACACATTTCTTCCTGAGCCAAATTTCCTCTTAGGAGTTAAGCAAGAAGGAAATGAACGGGCAGCGTCTATGGAGAGATTGCAAACTTTGGACTCATATTCTATGGTAACACCGCAATCCTGTGAAATGCAAAGCACCTATTTCCCAAGTCAGCCATTATCTGAGCCGGAATCACTGCCACCTACACCCAGTGAAGAGCCTTTCAGACTTCCAGCTTCCAGTGGACAGAGGAGAAATAtttttaaggatgattttcacaACTTAGTAAGAGGGTCACCTAATCTAACCATGAAAAGGAATGAAGGGAAAATAAGTCCTAAGACAGTTTTTTTCAATCACAGTTTTGAGATGCCATACAGCTCTCATTATCTAAATACAGCATACTCTTCTTCAGAGGACTTTCGAAGGGCAAAGCATGAAAGCTTAGATGACCTTCAGGCTTCCACCTACTTTGGCCCAACAACTGGTTTGGGATTGCAAGATCAAAAAAGGTTTATTAGCAAGCCGAAACACCTTATAGGAAAGCCTGTGAAAAGCTGGAGTTTAAACACTGAAGAAGTACCGGATTTCGAAAGGTCATTTTTTAATAGGAAAGAAGAAGCTATGTGCTACCCAAGCACCGGCTTACCGACGGCAAATTTTGTAACTGTACCAGAGCGTCATCATTCTTATTTACCAGATCTAGCACTAAAAAATAATGGGAAGAAATTTTGTGAGCCTCAAGATGTTGAGAAACAAGAGGCCTTAAGGAGATTCAGAGACAAGGGCACAAAAACACCGTCCTGTCAATTCAGCATAGAGAAGACAGAGAGTGTTGGTACACAGACAGAACAAACCGAGACAAAAAAAGGAAAGGACTCAAACATCTCTTCCAACTGCAGCCGCTATATAGAGGGCAGGGCTCGTAACCAGTCTGAAGCAGACTCTGAAATAATTAGTGATGATATTAGTGACATATTCAGGTTTCTAGATGATATGAGTCTTTGTGGATCTTCTGGCATTCCTCAATCTTCTTGCTACAATAGTAGTGGTTCCTTAGCTCAAATTCCACGGGTAGACAATGAAAGTTCTCCAGAGCATGCATCAAGTAGAGCAAACAGCAAACCAATCAAGGGTCCACGGGCAGAGACTTTGGAAGAAGAAGAACTAAAAAGTAGTGTTAGAAAGTTAGTCAGAAGAATtggagagatagagaagaagttAGAGTCACTTTCTGGTGTGCGTGATGAAGTATCCCAAGTGTTGGCCAAACTAAATAAACTAGATGAGAGAATACAGCCACCAGAGAAAGCAAAGTTAGAGATTGAAAGTCAGCCTCATAGTGATGCCACTTCCAGTACAAGAGCTTCACCAAGTTCATTCCAAGATCAAAGCTCATCCCACAATGGTGGGAACGTGGACAAGTCTGACTGCTGTTGTCCAGACATTACCAATGCTACCACGGAGAGTCTTAGAGTCAAAGccatgaaaaaaaatcttttctcaCAAAGGTCTGTCCGGTCACTAACGGAAGATATTACTACCAGTGAGTCTAAGCCTGGAAATTCCCAGCATGATTGTCGACCTTGGGGTTTCTCCAAACAGTCTAGTATATCTGAGGAAGACAAGAAGGATAAAGGAGGATCAAGTAGGGACTGGCACCGCAAATCAAAAGAGGTAA ATCACCAGCATGAAATACCTCATTTGCACAGGATGTCAAAACCATCAAGGGATTCGTATATGGTGGAACAAGTATTCAGTCCTCACCCTTATCCAGCATCTCTGAAGTCCCACATGAAAAGCAACCCCATTTACACAGACATGCGCCTAACAGAAATGGCAGAGATAAAACGAACCCAACCGTCATGGACTATAGAAGAATATGCACACAACTCAGGAGAAAAAGGGCGTCTCACAGCACTGGATCTCCAG